One genomic region from Leptospira tipperaryensis encodes:
- a CDS encoding DUF1566 domain-containing protein, with translation MNFFFLPSSSLSFPGGDPTDPSNAAAPALTPLAPTGTLSNPSATTLYVSGASGTSYYDISWSSDMNATYELRIGATNCTDGTVNAGATITASTSNTNRIQASSLAAGANPVKLCLKSPDGATTWDMKSISAVRDDAAPTIGFSPAAGTYGASIPNISLTCTDTGSAGCLATAYTTDGSTPGINADGTAPSGSYVYSAAFAIPNNATTDVKVIAIDKAGNKSAVSTSQYIVAVGNPTITINSVSKSDLRSADSSVIKWQSDIAGTYEFRLGGTNCTSGTNGTALSPAITGSATAATEVTTTIPGSSLAVGANTVRVCLTTSGSNVGYNSKTLNIDNTAPTVSSATPSNNSLSLSVDQNTFAFVFSEAMDKSVTPLPEHHDSGVSGNPQIAWPTMTGAWSSDGLTYTVSLNSKLPEFHNFYLLFNDSDFKDKAGNVVTGGFVVSNKIRLNYRSDVETNPTLISRTLQNVCYDASGSAVACASSGQDAEFNSTTPYGLATPTTIAGYPNDYVTTDTLNGKFWKTCPPAHIWSGGTCVQDGTDPYNVSLVALGIPAIIDLTWGESLTYCLQLNLNNAGAGFAGKKTWRLPTLSEQMGILIYDGGGTNLGNETIPASSFPGFIRNNYQRYWTSTNGVSASLANGITGPDLANGANAWGAWQISVFGGGAHLNNKGKNYSWGNYWLNKYATLAMCVAD, from the coding sequence ATGAACTTTTTCTTTCTTCCGAGTTCGAGCCTTTCCTTTCCTGGTGGAGATCCTACAGATCCGTCCAACGCGGCCGCACCAGCGCTCACTCCTTTGGCTCCTACGGGAACACTTTCGAATCCTTCAGCCACTACTTTGTATGTGAGCGGAGCTTCCGGAACTTCTTATTACGACATTTCTTGGTCTTCCGATATGAACGCTACGTATGAACTTCGTATTGGCGCTACCAATTGTACGGATGGAACCGTCAATGCAGGTGCGACCATAACCGCCTCCACTTCAAACACAAATCGAATTCAAGCGTCTTCTTTGGCCGCCGGCGCGAATCCAGTCAAACTTTGTCTCAAAAGTCCTGACGGAGCTACTACCTGGGATATGAAAAGTATCAGCGCCGTTCGAGACGACGCAGCTCCCACCATTGGATTTTCTCCAGCCGCTGGAACCTACGGGGCTTCCATTCCGAATATTAGTCTTACCTGCACCGATACCGGTTCTGCTGGTTGTCTTGCGACTGCTTATACTACGGACGGATCTACGCCTGGTATCAATGCGGATGGAACCGCGCCTTCCGGTTCTTATGTTTATTCCGCAGCGTTTGCGATTCCAAACAACGCTACCACCGACGTCAAAGTGATCGCAATTGATAAGGCCGGAAATAAAAGCGCTGTCAGCACAAGTCAATATATCGTTGCAGTAGGAAATCCTACGATTACAATCAATTCCGTTTCAAAAAGCGACTTGCGAAGTGCCGATAGCAGTGTGATCAAATGGCAATCGGATATCGCCGGAACTTACGAATTCCGTTTAGGCGGAACCAATTGTACTTCCGGAACCAACGGAACGGCCCTTTCGCCTGCCATCACAGGGAGCGCGACGGCGGCGACTGAGGTCACGACTACCATCCCCGGTTCTTCTTTAGCAGTCGGGGCCAACACGGTTCGAGTTTGTCTTACCACTTCCGGCAGCAATGTGGGTTATAATTCAAAAACTTTGAATATAGATAATACCGCGCCGACTGTAAGTTCTGCTACACCTTCCAACAATTCTTTGAGTTTGAGCGTGGATCAAAACACATTTGCATTCGTCTTTAGCGAAGCGATGGATAAAAGTGTGACGCCGCTTCCGGAACATCATGACAGTGGAGTCAGTGGAAATCCTCAAATCGCTTGGCCTACAATGACCGGTGCTTGGTCTTCGGACGGACTCACTTATACCGTTAGCCTAAACAGTAAATTACCGGAATTTCATAATTTCTATTTATTGTTCAATGATTCTGATTTTAAAGATAAGGCCGGCAACGTCGTTACGGGTGGATTCGTTGTTTCCAATAAGATCAGACTCAATTACCGCTCCGACGTGGAAACAAATCCTACTCTGATTTCGAGAACTCTTCAAAACGTTTGTTACGATGCTTCCGGAAGTGCAGTCGCGTGCGCTTCTTCCGGACAAGACGCTGAGTTTAATTCTACAACTCCTTATGGACTCGCGACTCCGACGACCATAGCGGGTTATCCGAACGATTATGTTACGACTGATACCCTCAACGGAAAATTTTGGAAGACCTGTCCGCCGGCCCACATTTGGTCCGGAGGAACTTGTGTACAAGATGGAACGGATCCTTACAATGTAAGCCTCGTGGCTCTGGGAATCCCCGCGATCATCGATCTGACTTGGGGAGAATCCTTAACTTATTGTTTACAATTAAATCTGAACAACGCAGGCGCCGGCTTTGCAGGTAAAAAAACCTGGAGACTTCCTACCTTGAGTGAACAGATGGGAATTCTCATTTACGATGGTGGAGGCACCAATCTGGGAAATGAAACGATTCCTGCTTCGAGCTTCCCCGGTTTTATCAGAAACAACTACCAAAGATATTGGACTTCAACGAATGGAGTCAGCGCTTCCTTAGCAAACGGTATTACAGGACCGGACTTGGCAAACGGAGCCAACGCTTGGGGTGCATGGCAGATTTCCGTCTTCGGAGGCGGGGCCCACTTAAACAACAAGGGTAAGAATTATTCTTGGGGTAATTACTGGCTCAACAAATACGCGACTCTTGCAATGTGTGTCGCGGATTGA
- a CDS encoding helix-turn-helix domain-containing protein, whose protein sequence is MEEVKYYSLAAMLYFIIAAFGLFKRDRNKRFGTSVLFFLMASLFWSFTATIFITEFALAKKLAQYFYAFFSVTVIFFFTNLTITAKNGTSQINDGDFSALRKLLLRSFAATAAIVVVWDLLDEFKIPNLSEVISLGSFLFFAYLLFQVLVPLRSSENRGNLFKILPSISVLLVIKLTEVIRYFEGAKIIEPINTINYYFLILSPIILSEFIPIVADFQRANDEFSKGNVASRELASEKNFEQRDSNLEKRSLLEDLNIEKVESKLNELMQNEKIHLDEELRLPSLASEMGLSVHHLSAFLNEHMGLNFNSFINHHRVKEAKVMLLDEPDRSILSIGMAVGFSSSSAFHRAFLKETKKSPKAFREENLINYKNKEDEMGDLDSRYSHSI, encoded by the coding sequence GTGGAAGAGGTTAAATACTACTCTTTAGCTGCGATGCTCTATTTTATCATCGCGGCATTTGGACTATTTAAGAGGGATCGTAACAAGAGGTTCGGTACGTCGGTGCTGTTTTTTTTGATGGCCTCTCTTTTCTGGTCGTTTACGGCTACAATTTTTATCACTGAGTTCGCTCTTGCTAAGAAGCTGGCTCAATACTTTTATGCTTTTTTCTCTGTAACGGTAATATTCTTTTTTACGAATCTTACGATCACGGCGAAAAACGGTACTTCTCAAATTAACGACGGGGACTTTTCTGCACTCAGAAAACTTTTGCTTCGTAGTTTCGCAGCCACCGCAGCGATCGTTGTCGTTTGGGATTTATTGGATGAATTTAAGATTCCTAATCTTTCGGAAGTGATTTCCTTAGGAAGTTTCTTATTTTTTGCCTATCTCCTTTTTCAGGTGTTGGTGCCGCTTCGATCCTCGGAAAATCGGGGAAATCTTTTCAAAATTCTTCCATCCATTAGCGTGTTGCTCGTCATCAAGCTGACGGAAGTGATTCGATATTTCGAAGGTGCGAAGATCATCGAACCGATCAACACGATCAATTACTACTTCTTGATTCTTTCTCCGATCATTTTGAGCGAATTTATTCCGATCGTTGCGGATTTTCAAAGAGCAAACGACGAATTCTCAAAAGGAAACGTTGCTTCGAGAGAATTGGCTTCGGAGAAGAATTTCGAACAAAGAGATTCGAATTTGGAAAAAAGATCTCTTTTAGAAGACTTGAATATAGAAAAAGTTGAAAGCAAGTTGAACGAGTTGATGCAAAACGAAAAGATCCACTTAGACGAAGAACTGAGACTTCCCTCTCTGGCTTCCGAAATGGGACTTTCGGTTCATCATTTATCCGCGTTCTTAAACGAACACATGGGATTGAATTTTAATTCGTTTATCAATCATCATCGAGTGAAAGAAGCAAAAGTGATGCTTCTGGACGAACCCGATCGTTCGATTCTTTCCATTGGAATGGCAGTAGGATTCAGTTCTTCCTCCGCTTTTCACAGAGCATTTTTAAAAGAGACAAAAAAATCTCCGAAGGCGTTTCGAGAAGAAAATCTTATAAACTATAAAAATAAAGAGGATGAAATGGGAGATCTTGATTCCAGATATTCTCATTCTATCTAA
- a CDS encoding c-type cytochrome, with translation MMKFFGVLLKRAAITVILILIGGLSFLYLKYPDIGKKEEIKIAHTPEQVRRGEYLVNNVAACMGCHTGERDPQKLFYPFDKNIGAGNLKFGEEMGLPGTFYSRNITPAETGLKNWTDTDIFYAITAGVSKDGTPLFPLMPYENYAQMDKEDIYSIIAYIRTIPAVENQVEKSQAKFPMNLIMRTIPKAPEFSQRPEPKDTVAYGKYLFTLAACNDCHTQKVKGKPVEGMEHAGGFEFSLITGGKAVSANITPDVKTGIGNWTRETFIARFKASVAGAKAKPDIKPGEFNSLMPWLEYAGMSDQDLGAIFAYLMSSKPVSHKVQTFQK, from the coding sequence ATGATGAAATTTTTTGGAGTTCTTTTAAAAAGAGCCGCTATTACAGTTATCTTGATATTAATTGGTGGTCTGAGTTTTCTTTATTTAAAGTATCCGGATATCGGAAAGAAGGAAGAAATTAAAATCGCCCACACTCCGGAACAAGTCCGAAGAGGGGAATACTTAGTAAACAACGTAGCCGCTTGTATGGGTTGTCACACAGGCGAAAGAGATCCTCAAAAACTTTTTTATCCGTTTGATAAAAACATAGGAGCCGGAAATCTAAAGTTCGGCGAAGAGATGGGATTGCCCGGAACATTTTATTCTAGGAACATTACTCCCGCAGAAACCGGTTTGAAAAATTGGACCGACACTGATATTTTCTACGCGATAACAGCCGGCGTTTCTAAGGACGGAACTCCACTCTTTCCTCTCATGCCTTACGAAAATTACGCACAGATGGATAAGGAAGATATTTATTCCATCATAGCTTATATCAGAACGATCCCTGCCGTCGAAAATCAAGTTGAGAAATCACAAGCGAAGTTTCCTATGAACTTGATTATGAGAACCATACCAAAGGCGCCTGAATTTTCACAGAGACCCGAGCCGAAGGATACGGTAGCTTATGGAAAGTATTTATTTACGTTAGCTGCATGTAATGACTGTCATACACAAAAAGTAAAAGGGAAACCGGTCGAAGGTATGGAACACGCGGGAGGTTTTGAATTTTCTTTAATCACCGGAGGAAAAGCAGTCAGCGCAAACATCACACCCGATGTTAAGACGGGAATCGGTAACTGGACAAGAGAGACTTTCATCGCAAGATTTAAAGCGAGCGTAGCAGGGGCAAAAGCGAAACCAGATATCAAGCCTGGAGAGTTCAACAGTCTAATGCCTTGGTTGGAATATGCAGGAATGAGCGACCAAGATTTAGGAGCAATCTTCGCTTACCTCATGAGTTCGAAGCCTGTTTCCCATAAAGTTCAGACTTTTCAAAAATAA
- a CDS encoding DUF1566 domain-containing protein codes for MMKTIRTILLLTILFGLENGVTAIGGAYSDLGNGIIQDAGNRLLWRKCIRGRGTAGMNYTDCGTSSGPSETSNWTNALNYCRGLGTTLGDGRQWRLPSVKELISIVDYRVTSMPIINATLFPNTTSGRYWTSTNSFAMGSSPTLSGNGNNESDPKQYVASSENIDQHYKIPEGTSYRSMAYIVDFAIGGVVEYPKTNTNGYVRCVTNY; via the coding sequence ATGATGAAAACAATAAGAACAATACTGCTCCTCACAATTCTCTTCGGTTTAGAAAACGGAGTCACCGCAATCGGTGGCGCCTATTCCGATCTAGGAAACGGAATCATTCAAGATGCCGGAAATCGACTTCTCTGGAGAAAGTGTATTCGAGGTAGAGGAACCGCAGGGATGAACTATACGGATTGCGGCACATCTTCTGGTCCATCGGAAACCAGTAACTGGACCAATGCTCTCAATTATTGCCGTGGGTTAGGAACAACTCTCGGAGATGGAAGACAATGGAGATTGCCTTCCGTTAAAGAATTGATTTCGATCGTAGATTACAGAGTGACCTCGATGCCGATCATCAACGCCACTTTATTTCCGAATACGACTTCCGGAAGATATTGGACTTCTACAAATTCATTCGCTATGGGAAGTAGTCCGACGCTTTCCGGAAATGGGAATAACGAAAGTGATCCTAAACAATACGTAGCCTCTTCCGAAAACATAGATCAACACTACAAAATTCCCGAAGGAACAAGCTACAGGTCGATGGCCTACATCGTAGACTTTGCAATTGGCGGAGTTGTGGAATATCCGAAAACAAACACAAACGGATATGTTCGCTGTGTTACAAATTACTAA
- a CDS encoding SpoIIE family protein phosphatase, whose product MKRSLRLQIISIYSLLTVINLTFVAVMIFENQTDLLIDNFTLESDQIARKILKKIEGLETKNYEDKEQLTDIENKLLSIGIENFSIVSVEDRSVEKFKINLEHGTPTSIDYLKGKLATIINAKEAINSSYDIELDSENFIVSLIFYLTEKTFLVSQVRVKEILDRLNSLYIQLGLLLLWGIAFHILFGIFLYRKIFVRLFILKEVSETMATGDLSARAIWNFSSKDELDLLGSTFNGMVERISSQVESLEHKNNQIQTELEIGKNVQECLLPGKRRKFNLITLDIFYKPMREVSGDIYDVIEINEDRTVFFLADATGHGVSAALITSIIHYNIENIMKETVNPSFIFTRLSERLFDTLQGSFFATGIFVLFDKEGYAYFCSAGHNPIYYFRKNKDKIITLDSTGHILGIGIPEEYQVLKIKTEPGDKILVYTDGILDATAPTGEQFGDDRLLQLFQSNVHLDAKEITSIIKKEVDIFADHFPDDVTFGIIEIQ is encoded by the coding sequence ATGAAACGATCACTGCGACTCCAGATAATTTCGATCTACTCTTTACTGACAGTGATCAATCTCACCTTCGTCGCAGTTATGATTTTTGAAAATCAGACGGATTTATTGATCGATAACTTTACACTGGAGTCGGATCAAATCGCTAGAAAGATCCTCAAGAAGATTGAAGGTCTAGAAACCAAGAACTACGAAGATAAAGAACAATTAACGGACATAGAGAACAAACTACTAAGTATCGGGATTGAAAATTTTTCAATCGTCTCCGTAGAAGACCGTTCGGTTGAAAAGTTCAAGATCAATCTCGAACACGGAACCCCTACTTCTATCGATTATCTAAAGGGTAAATTAGCAACAATCATAAACGCCAAAGAAGCGATTAACAGTTCTTACGATATCGAACTCGATTCGGAAAACTTCATCGTAAGTCTTATTTTTTATCTTACGGAAAAGACCTTTTTAGTTTCTCAAGTCCGGGTAAAAGAGATATTAGATCGCCTCAATTCGTTATATATTCAGCTGGGTTTATTGCTTCTCTGGGGAATAGCCTTCCACATTCTTTTTGGAATCTTTCTCTATCGAAAGATCTTCGTTCGACTTTTTATTCTTAAAGAAGTCAGCGAAACTATGGCTACCGGCGACTTGAGCGCGCGCGCCATTTGGAATTTTTCCTCTAAGGACGAATTGGATCTTTTAGGAAGCACCTTCAACGGAATGGTGGAAAGAATTTCTTCCCAAGTAGAAAGTTTAGAACACAAGAACAATCAAATTCAAACGGAATTGGAAATCGGTAAGAACGTTCAAGAATGTTTACTCCCCGGTAAAAGAAGAAAATTCAATCTCATTACCTTGGATATTTTTTACAAACCGATGCGAGAAGTTAGTGGAGATATCTACGACGTAATCGAAATCAACGAAGATAGAACCGTATTCTTTCTCGCAGACGCCACCGGCCACGGGGTTTCCGCCGCGCTCATCACATCCATTATCCATTACAATATTGAAAACATCATGAAGGAAACGGTTAACCCTTCCTTTATCTTTACTCGTTTGAGCGAAAGGCTCTTTGATACTCTGCAAGGTTCTTTCTTTGCGACCGGTATTTTTGTTCTCTTTGATAAGGAAGGATACGCCTACTTCTGCAGTGCAGGCCACAACCCAATCTACTATTTTAGAAAGAATAAGGATAAGATCATCACCCTCGATTCCACAGGGCATATCCTCGGAATCGGAATTCCGGAAGAATACCAAGTTCTGAAAATCAAAACGGAACCGGGCGATAAAATTTTAGTTTATACGGACGGGATTCTCGATGCGACCGCTCCAACGGGAGAACAATTCGGGGACGATCGTCTTCTTCAACTTTTTCAATCGAACGTTCACTTAGATGCAAAAGAAATTACGTCGATTATCAAAAAGGAAGTCGATATTTTCGCGGATCATTTCCCTGACGATGTTACGTTCGGAATTATCGAAATTCAATAA